Sequence from the Dehalococcoidia bacterium genome:
GTGACCGAACAGAGGCAAGCGCCACCAAAGCCTGTGCCTGCGCCCAACGCCGAGACCCAGTTCTTCTGGGATAAGGTCAACGAGGGTCAGCTCTGGCTCCAGCGCTGCAAGGACTGTGACCAGGGGGTCTTCTTCTACCCGCGTTACTTCTGCCCGAACTGCTTGAGCCAGAACGTCGAGTGGTTCCAGGCCTCCGGGCGGGGCAAGCTCCACACCTACATGATCAACCACCGCCCGCCGCCGGCCTTCATGAACGAGGCGCCCTA
This genomic interval carries:
- a CDS encoding Zn-ribbon domain-containing OB-fold protein gives rise to the protein MTEQRQAPPKPVPAPNAETQFFWDKVNEGQLWLQRCKDCDQGVFFYPRYFCPNCLSQNVEWFQASGRGKLHTYMINHRPPPAFMNEAPYAIAIVELEEGVRMMTNIHGIENTPEKLVLDMDLRVVFEEIAPGRKVPYWVPA